In Clostridium sporogenes, one genomic interval encodes:
- the nrdR gene encoding transcriptional regulator NrdR produces MKCPYCAYGESKVVDSRSTEDGSSIRRRRECLKCNRRYTTYEKIETTPILVIKKNMSREYFDRNKIVNGLMKACQKRPVSRKQIEQIADEVERHISNEMLTEVNTDEIGQIIMKNLKKIDEVSYVRFASVYRQFKDINTFMEEIKNLMEKN; encoded by the coding sequence TTGAAGTGTCCCTACTGTGCATATGGAGAAAGCAAAGTGGTAGATTCAAGATCTACAGAGGATGGAAGTTCCATAAGAAGAAGAAGAGAATGTTTAAAATGTAATAGAAGATATACTACCTATGAAAAAATAGAAACTACACCTATTCTTGTTATAAAAAAAAATATGAGTAGGGAATATTTTGATAGAAATAAAATAGTAAATGGTCTTATGAAAGCTTGTCAAAAGAGACCAGTATCAAGAAAGCAAATTGAACAAATAGCAGATGAAGTAGAAAGACATATAAGCAATGAAATGCTTACAGAAGTAAATACAGATGAAATAGGACAAATAATAATGAAGAATTTAAAAAAGATAGATGAAGTATCCTATGTTAGATTTGCTTCTGTATATAGACAGTTCAAAGATATTAATACTTTTATGGAAGAGATTAAAAATCTAATGGAAAAG